One Peribacillus simplex NBRC 15720 = DSM 1321 genomic region harbors:
- the rimM gene encoding ribosome maturation factor RimM (Essential for efficient processing of 16S rRNA): MEKWFNVGKIVNTHGLLGEVRVISSTDFPEKRYKVGNTLYLFRDTEKKPLPLIIRSHRTHKNFNLLTFENYYNVGQVEAFRNGVLKVKEAQLGKLDEGEFYFHEIIGCSVFTDEGMEVGEIIEVLTPGANDVWVIKKAGSKDILIPYIEQIVKEVDISAKKVIITPMEGLLD, translated from the coding sequence ATGGAAAAATGGTTTAATGTAGGTAAAATTGTCAACACACATGGTCTTTTAGGAGAAGTCCGTGTTATTTCTTCAACAGACTTCCCAGAAAAACGATACAAAGTGGGAAATACTCTGTATTTGTTTAGGGACACGGAGAAAAAACCTTTGCCGCTTATCATCAGGTCGCATCGCACCCATAAAAACTTTAACCTATTGACGTTCGAGAACTATTATAACGTCGGACAGGTCGAGGCTTTTAGAAACGGGGTCCTGAAAGTCAAGGAAGCACAGCTTGGTAAATTGGACGAAGGTGAGTTCTACTTTCATGAAATCATCGGATGTTCGGTATTTACTGATGAAGGCATGGAAGTTGGGGAAATCATTGAGGTTCTTACGCCTGGTGCCAATGATGTTTGGGTCATTAAGAAAGCTGGCAGTAAGGACATCCTGATCCCGTATATTGAACAAATTGTAAAAGAAGTGGATATTTCTGCTAAAAAGGTCATCATTACACCGATGGAAGGACTTTTAGACTGA
- the trmD gene encoding tRNA (guanosine(37)-N1)-methyltransferase TrmD, which translates to MKIDVLSLFPEMFEGVLGSSILKKAAEKQAVSYKVTNFRDYADNKHSTVDDYPYGGGAGMVLKAQPIFDAVEALKGQGELTPRVVLLCPQGERYTQKKAEEFAEEEHLIFICGHYEGYDERIREHVVTDEISIGDFVLTGGELGAMVIIDSVVRLLPGVLGNVDSPILDSYSSGLLEHPHYTRPADFRGMKVPDPLISGNHKKIDEWRMKESLRRTWIRRPDLLDSYELSEVEKKLLSEIKKED; encoded by the coding sequence ATGAAAATCGATGTGCTTTCGCTTTTTCCAGAAATGTTCGAAGGGGTATTGGGTTCGTCAATCTTAAAAAAGGCTGCGGAAAAGCAGGCTGTCAGCTATAAGGTGACCAATTTTCGAGATTATGCAGATAATAAGCATTCGACGGTAGACGATTATCCGTATGGCGGCGGTGCCGGAATGGTATTGAAGGCACAACCGATCTTTGATGCTGTGGAGGCTCTTAAAGGGCAAGGTGAGCTAACCCCAAGGGTAGTCCTGCTTTGTCCCCAGGGAGAGCGTTACACGCAGAAAAAAGCCGAAGAGTTTGCTGAAGAGGAACATCTCATTTTCATTTGCGGGCATTATGAAGGGTATGATGAGCGCATCCGGGAGCATGTCGTAACTGATGAAATATCGATTGGTGACTTTGTGCTTACAGGCGGGGAATTGGGCGCAATGGTCATTATTGACAGCGTTGTGCGCTTGCTGCCTGGCGTTCTGGGAAATGTTGACTCCCCGATTCTTGATTCCTATTCTTCTGGTTTGTTAGAGCATCCCCATTATACTAGACCTGCAGATTTCCGTGGGATGAAAGTTCCCGATCCGCTAATATCCGGGAATCATAAAAAAATCGATGAATGGCGGATGAAGGAATCTCTGCGCAGAACTTGGATTCGACGTCCGGATTTGCTCGATAGTTATGAACTATCGGAAGTTGAAAAAAAATTATTGTCCGAGATTAAAAAAGAAGACTGA
- the ylqF gene encoding ribosome biogenesis GTPase YlqF, translating into MTIQWFPGHMAKARREVTEKLKLIDIIFELVDARIPASSRNPMIDEIIQHKPRVILLNKADMADPVKTNMWLEHYKSQGKTAIAINSQAGNGLNQITAASKKLLKEKYERMESRGIKPRAIRAMIVGIPNVGKSTLINRLAKKNIAKTGNTPGVTKAQQWIKVGKELELLDTPGILWPKFEDQEVGLKLALTGAIKDTILNLHEVSLYGLRFLEKEYPDRLKSRYNLDVIPQETLELFDAVGKFRGCLASGGFIDYDKTAELVVREIRSEKMGPLTFEAPLDYEEDDTPE; encoded by the coding sequence TTGACAATACAGTGGTTCCCTGGCCATATGGCCAAAGCAAGACGGGAAGTAACAGAGAAATTAAAACTGATCGACATCATCTTTGAACTTGTGGATGCCCGGATTCCGGCATCTTCACGAAATCCGATGATCGATGAAATCATTCAGCATAAACCGAGGGTTATACTTTTGAATAAAGCTGATATGGCCGATCCGGTAAAAACGAATATGTGGCTTGAACATTATAAATCGCAGGGGAAAACGGCGATTGCCATTAATTCACAGGCAGGAAACGGTTTAAACCAGATTACAGCTGCTTCCAAAAAACTTTTAAAAGAGAAGTATGAACGTATGGAATCAAGAGGAATAAAGCCGAGAGCGATCCGTGCCATGATAGTAGGTATTCCGAATGTGGGGAAATCGACATTAATCAATCGACTTGCCAAAAAGAACATTGCCAAAACAGGTAATACACCTGGCGTCACGAAAGCGCAGCAATGGATAAAAGTTGGTAAGGAATTGGAATTGCTTGACACACCGGGGATTCTCTGGCCGAAATTCGAGGATCAAGAAGTAGGTTTGAAGCTTGCATTGACAGGTGCGATCAAGGATACGATTTTAAATTTGCACGAAGTCTCATTATACGGCCTTCGCTTTTTGGAAAAAGAATATCCGGATAGATTGAAATCCCGTTATAACCTGGATGTAATTCCGCAGGAAACGCTCGAATTGTTCGATGCGGTCGGAAAGTTCAGGGGCTGTTTAGCATCTGGGGGCTTCATCGATTATGACAAAACCGCAGAGTTGGTCGTACGTGAAATCCGTTCAGAAAAGATGGGCCCGCTTACGTTCGAGGCCCCTTTGGATTATGAAGAGGATGATACCCCCGAATAA
- the lepB gene encoding signal peptidase I: MAKKKNELWEWTKAVIIAVIAATLIRYFLLAPIVVDGNSMMPTLKDTDRMIVNKISYSIGEPKRFDIIVFEAPEGKDYIKRVIGLPGEKVEYRDDTLYVNGKAYDEPYLDEYKEQLIDGGALTEPFTLSDVIEQGTVPEDHLFVLGDNRRFSKDSRHIGVGVVPYDKVLGKTKLVYWPIEDFRLAE, translated from the coding sequence ATGGCGAAAAAGAAAAATGAATTGTGGGAATGGACAAAGGCGGTCATAATCGCGGTTATAGCGGCGACACTGATCCGTTATTTCCTCCTGGCTCCTATTGTTGTGGACGGTAATTCCATGATGCCGACATTAAAGGATACGGACCGCATGATCGTTAATAAAATATCCTATTCGATTGGTGAACCGAAAAGATTCGACATTATCGTTTTCGAAGCTCCAGAAGGCAAAGATTACATAAAGCGGGTCATCGGATTGCCAGGGGAAAAAGTGGAATATAGAGATGATACTCTTTACGTGAATGGAAAAGCTTATGATGAGCCATACTTGGATGAATATAAAGAACAATTGATTGATGGCGGTGCTTTGACGGAACCTTTTACATTAAGTGATGTCATAGAACAAGGAACGGTGCCTGAAGACCACCTATTTGTCCTAGGGGATAATCGCCGTTTTAGTAAGGATAGCCGCCATATTGGTGTAGGTGTCGTTCCTTACGATAAAGTGTTAGGAAAAACTAAATTAGTTTATTGGCCGATTGAAGACTTTCGATTGGCGGAATAG
- the rplS gene encoding 50S ribosomal protein L19, producing MQNLINEITKEQLRSDLPSFRPGDTVRVHVKVIEGTRERIQLFEGVVIKRRGGGVSETFTVRKISYGVGVERAFPVHTPKIAKLEVIRHGKVRRAKLYYLRELRGKKARIKEIRR from the coding sequence ATGCAAAATCTTATTAACGAAATCACAAAAGAACAACTTCGCTCAGATCTTCCATCATTCAGACCTGGTGACACAGTACGTGTACACGTAAAGGTTATTGAAGGAACTCGCGAACGTATCCAGTTGTTTGAAGGCGTTGTAATCAAACGTCGTGGCGGCGGAGTTAGTGAAACTTTCACAGTACGTAAGATCTCTTACGGCGTTGGAGTAGAACGTGCTTTCCCTGTTCACACACCAAAAATTGCGAAACTAGAAGTTATCCGTCACGGTAAAGTACGTCGTGCGAAACTTTATTACCTACGCGAACTTCGTGGTAAAAAAGCACGTATTAAAGAAATTCGTCGTTAA